Proteins from one Dama dama isolate Ldn47 chromosome 12, ASM3311817v1, whole genome shotgun sequence genomic window:
- the GJD2 gene encoding gap junction delta-2 protein, with protein sequence MGEWTILERLLEAAVQQHSTMIGRILLTVVVIFRILIVAIVGETVYDDEQTMFVCNTLQPGCNQACYDRAFPISHIRYWVFQIIMVCTPSLCFITYSVHQSAKQRERRYSTVFLALDRDPPESMGGPGGTGGGGSGGGKREDKKLQNAIVNGVLQNTENTSKETEPDCLEVKELTPHPSGLRTAARSKLRRQEGISRFYIIQVVFRNALEIGFLVGQYFLYGFSVPGLYECDRYPCIKEVECYVSRPTEKTVFLVFMFAVSGICVVLNLAELNHLGWRKIKLAVRGAQAKRKSVYEIRNKDLPRVSVPNFGRTQSSDSAYV encoded by the coding sequence GATCCTCTTGACTGTGGTGGTGATCTTCCGGATCCTCATTGTGGCCATTGTGGGGGAGACGGTGTACGATGATGAGCAGACCATGTTTGTATGCAACACACTGCAGCCCGGCTGTAACCAGGCCTGCTATGACCGCgccttccccatctcccacatACGTTACTGGGTCTTCCAGATCATAATGGTGTGTACCCCCAGTCTCTGCTTCATCACTTACTCTGTGCACCAGTCTGCCAAGCAACGAGAACGCCGCTACTCTACTGTCTTCCTGGCTCTGGACAGAGATCCTCCTGAGTCCATGGGGGGTCCTGGaggaactgggggtgggggcagcggtGGTGGCAAACGAGAAGATAAGAAGTTGCAAAATGCCATTGTCAATGGAGTGCTacagaacacagaaaacacaagCAAGGAGACGGAGCCAGATTGTTTAGAGGTGAAGGAGCTGACCCCACACCCATCAGGGTTGCGCACTGCAGCTCGATCCAAGCTCCGAAGGCAGGAAGGCATCTCCCGCTTCTACATTATCCAAGTGGTATTCCGAAATGCCCTGGAGATTGGGTTTCTGGTGGGCCAGTACTTTCTCTATGGCTTCAGTGTCCCGGGGTTGTATGAATGTGACCGCTACCCCTGTATCAAGGAGGTGGAATGTTATGTGTCCCGGCCTACTGAGAAGACTGTTTTTCTAGTGTTCATGTTTGCGGTGAGCGGCATCTGTGTTGTGCTCAACCTGGCTGAACTCAACCACCTGGGATGGCGCAAGATCAAGCTGGCTGTGCGGGGAGCCCAGGCCAAGAGAAAGTCAGTCTATGAGATCCGCAACAAGGACCTGCCCCGGGTCAGCGTTCCCAACTTTGGCAGGACTCAATCCAGTGACTCTGCCTATGTGTGA